The Cohaesibacter intestini genome includes a window with the following:
- a CDS encoding SPOR domain-containing protein, with protein sequence MSDTNDKKPIPPIPGWPSSNEQGQPKPDAGQAIEDPLAELDRIVNQDFDFAASPKGQPAAVSQEELRELEQELIRELRLQQGLDAASRPSEPVAEREPDPITRPHPLARQAPQASAPQASAPQAPQPASVPSQDFSAGLRGSQPESFEMPKTAEEKPAAQTEDAPLAPPVAASPRYEPTPADSDAPAAPAAAERRAPSLDDWSSLIRGGSTESPAERPAAPAVSARDADDVATSGSYGQLRRPSQRETAPSYQSREPVREENPADPMSGFRLGQAAPDSVSLDRSARQTRQEEQASWSQPARESAPDYPSAAPQEPESYVHQPVPEVRAPVASDPASDPFAAFNQAPAQPSSHYPDPMLDRAPVAPAVDVSGREHGYSSYPDQQPQEAGYESGYQDQDAHYQQQPYAQSDAYAAQQGGYAAPNDYPMASGPHGTYADPGVAQAAAESSPYLGDEDYSALGPDMTTAQPPKQQKSRKGLIAALAAVGVIAVGGLIAWGFGQSDSDSTETPVVEANTGPVKEVPDDPGGKVIPNQNAAVYDRIDGTKSDEGPSTLMPATEKPLALTRDGQAPRVISLSGGETNVAQNGDTDASTNPVRPKEVRTVVVRPDGTIVTANSGDTANQTQAPSVDQQLLNQTPSEQAMNSTFNNGIEQGGLLQGTDANANTNTDANVNDAGNAATGLPLPRAKPDELVALQQAAQAAAPAQPVAQQPASNSPTLLVPQSTPAQPVPPRPVAQANNDSLGGYTVQITSQRTPDQARASFANIQARLPILNGYQPDIKEANLGDRGTFYRVRVGQFGDRAGATAFCQSIKNAGGDCLVATR encoded by the coding sequence ATGTCTGATACCAATGACAAGAAGCCCATTCCGCCGATTCCAGGCTGGCCCTCCTCCAACGAGCAGGGGCAGCCTAAACCCGATGCGGGACAGGCGATAGAGGATCCACTCGCTGAGCTGGATCGAATCGTCAATCAGGACTTCGATTTTGCAGCATCCCCGAAAGGGCAGCCTGCGGCAGTTTCCCAAGAAGAATTGCGAGAGCTCGAACAGGAGTTGATCCGCGAGTTGCGTTTGCAGCAAGGGCTTGATGCGGCCTCCCGTCCATCTGAGCCGGTGGCTGAGCGCGAGCCGGATCCAATAACGCGTCCACATCCTCTGGCTCGGCAAGCACCGCAAGCTTCGGCACCGCAAGCTTCGGCGCCGCAAGCGCCACAGCCTGCGTCCGTACCGTCTCAGGATTTCTCTGCAGGTTTGCGCGGGTCCCAGCCAGAAAGCTTCGAGATGCCAAAAACGGCCGAAGAAAAACCGGCTGCTCAGACTGAAGATGCTCCACTTGCGCCGCCGGTTGCGGCGTCGCCACGATATGAGCCAACCCCTGCAGATTCTGATGCGCCAGCGGCTCCTGCTGCAGCCGAGCGGCGTGCACCCAGTCTTGATGACTGGAGCAGCCTGATCCGGGGTGGCTCGACCGAGAGCCCTGCTGAGCGTCCTGCGGCTCCGGCCGTTTCGGCGCGTGATGCGGACGATGTGGCGACCAGTGGCAGCTATGGCCAATTGAGACGTCCGTCCCAGCGGGAGACGGCTCCAAGCTATCAGTCGCGGGAACCTGTACGAGAGGAAAATCCCGCCGATCCAATGAGCGGGTTCCGTCTGGGGCAAGCCGCACCAGATTCCGTATCTCTCGACCGGTCTGCCCGTCAGACACGGCAAGAGGAACAGGCCTCCTGGTCACAGCCTGCGCGGGAAAGTGCGCCTGACTATCCTTCTGCCGCTCCGCAGGAGCCTGAGAGCTATGTGCACCAGCCCGTGCCTGAGGTGCGTGCGCCTGTTGCCAGCGACCCGGCCAGTGATCCGTTTGCTGCGTTCAATCAGGCTCCGGCTCAGCCGTCTTCGCATTATCCCGATCCGATGCTCGACCGTGCACCTGTTGCACCAGCGGTTGATGTGAGTGGTCGCGAGCATGGCTATTCCAGCTATCCCGATCAGCAGCCTCAGGAGGCTGGCTATGAAAGCGGGTATCAGGATCAGGACGCGCATTATCAGCAACAGCCTTATGCCCAGTCCGATGCCTATGCTGCGCAGCAAGGTGGATATGCTGCCCCTAATGATTATCCAATGGCATCCGGCCCACATGGGACGTATGCAGATCCGGGTGTTGCTCAGGCTGCGGCTGAAAGCTCTCCGTATTTGGGGGATGAGGATTATTCTGCCCTCGGTCCTGACATGACCACCGCCCAGCCTCCCAAACAGCAGAAATCACGCAAAGGTTTGATCGCTGCTTTGGCCGCGGTGGGTGTGATTGCCGTTGGTGGTCTGATCGCTTGGGGCTTTGGTCAGAGCGATTCAGACAGCACCGAAACCCCTGTGGTCGAGGCCAATACGGGTCCGGTCAAGGAAGTTCCCGATGATCCGGGTGGCAAAGTGATCCCGAATCAGAATGCTGCCGTTTACGACCGCATCGATGGCACCAAGAGTGACGAAGGACCGAGCACCCTGATGCCGGCAACCGAAAAACCACTGGCACTGACCCGCGATGGTCAGGCTCCACGGGTTATTTCACTGTCAGGTGGTGAAACCAACGTTGCCCAGAACGGGGATACGGATGCATCAACCAATCCGGTGCGGCCCAAAGAGGTGCGGACTGTTGTGGTACGTCCCGATGGCACCATTGTCACGGCAAATTCCGGTGACACGGCCAACCAGACTCAAGCGCCATCCGTTGACCAGCAATTGCTGAACCAGACCCCGTCCGAGCAGGCGATGAACTCGACCTTCAACAACGGGATCGAACAAGGTGGCCTTCTGCAAGGGACCGATGCCAACGCCAACACCAACACAGATGCAAATGTGAATGATGCAGGCAATGCGGCAACTGGACTGCCGCTGCCACGCGCCAAGCCGGATGAACTGGTGGCTTTGCAGCAGGCTGCACAGGCCGCAGCACCGGCTCAGCCGGTGGCTCAGCAACCTGCAAGCAACAGCCCGACGCTTCTGGTGCCGCAAAGCACTCCGGCGCAGCCAGTGCCACCTCGGCCGGTTGCTCAAGCCAACAATGACTCGCTTGGCGGATATACCGTTCAGATCACCTCGCAGCGGACGCCGGATCAGGCACGGGCAAGCTTTGCCAACATTCAGGCTCGCCTGCCAATCCTCAATGGCTATCAGCCGGACATCAAAGAAGCCAATCTGGGTGATCGTGGCACCTTCTATCGGGTGCGGGTTGGCCAGTTTGGAGACCGTGCCGGGGCAACTGCTTTCTGTCAAAGCATCAAGAATGCTGGCGGCGACTGTCTGGTTGCCACTCGATAA
- the tatC gene encoding twin-arginine translocase subunit TatC, which produces MTESDKELIEESKAPLIEHLIELRSRLMKAVIAVAIAFIVCFFFAADIFNILIIPYETAVGESRQVELIFTAPQEYFFTQLKLALFGALFIAFPIIASQIYMFMAPGLYKHERQAFAPFLIATPILFAIGASLVFFVVMPLAMQFFLSMEQTGAGVAQITHLPKVSEYLGLIMTLIFAFGLVFQLPVVLTLLARAGLVDAEGLKAKRKYAVVATFVMAAVLTPPDPVSQLGLAVPTLLLYELSIWSVKLVEKKRLEKELEGEEFSE; this is translated from the coding sequence ATGACTGAGAGTGACAAGGAACTGATCGAGGAGAGCAAAGCTCCGTTGATCGAGCATTTGATCGAGTTGCGCAGCCGGTTGATGAAAGCGGTCATTGCGGTAGCGATTGCCTTTATTGTCTGCTTCTTCTTTGCAGCTGATATTTTCAATATCCTGATCATCCCTTACGAGACGGCAGTGGGCGAGTCGCGTCAGGTCGAACTGATCTTCACCGCGCCGCAAGAATATTTCTTCACCCAGTTGAAACTGGCTCTGTTTGGTGCGCTGTTCATCGCCTTTCCGATCATCGCCAGTCAGATCTACATGTTCATGGCACCGGGGCTCTACAAACATGAGCGGCAGGCCTTTGCACCGTTTCTGATCGCCACGCCGATCCTGTTTGCCATAGGGGCATCGTTGGTGTTCTTCGTGGTGATGCCGTTGGCGATGCAATTCTTCCTGTCGATGGAGCAGACCGGGGCAGGGGTGGCGCAAATCACCCACTTGCCAAAGGTGAGTGAATATCTGGGGCTGATTATGACCCTGATCTTTGCCTTCGGTCTGGTGTTTCAGCTGCCGGTGGTTCTGACCCTTCTGGCGCGCGCCGGACTGGTGGATGCGGAAGGCCTCAAGGCCAAGCGCAAATATGCGGTCGTGGCGACCTTCGTGATGGCTGCGGTTCTCACGCCGCCAGACCCGGTCAGCCAGTTGGGTTTGGCCGTGCCGACGTTGCTGCTCTATGAGTTGTCAATCTGGTCGGTGAAACTGGTTGAGAAGAAACGCCTTGAGAAGGAACTTGAAGGCGAGGAATTCTCGGAATAA
- the argS gene encoding arginine--tRNA ligase, translating into MNVFTLFTERVVAAVGKTDLAARDGAALDLSRVNVEPPRDASHGDLATNAAMVLAKQVGMKPRDVANKIVDALVEDGDIAKADVAGPGFINLTLSDDFWRSVVRTIVESGADFGRGDLGQGAKINVEYVSANPTGPMHVGHTRGAVLGDCIANLLDFAGYDVCREYYINDAGAQVDVLARSAYLRYCEALGEEIGDIPEGLYPGDYLVPVGEALAKAHGDKLKQASEEEWLPLVRAFTVDKMMDMIRGDLEALNVKHNVFFSERSLIHGEHDRVKEAIDWLTGKGQVYVGTLPPPKGQLPDDWEDREQTLFRSTDFGDDIDRPLKKSDGSNTYFANDIAYHFDKFKRGYAQQVDILGADHGGYVKRLKAAVAAITEGKGGLDVKICQLVNLMRDGEQLKMSKRSGNFITLRDVVEEVGCDAVRFMMMYRKSEVTIDFDFAKVTEQSKDNPVFYVQYAHARTASIFRQAATEIPNLSVAQADLAKADLSALEDEVELALIRKLSEFPRIAAGAAETQEPHRVAFYLYDLAGYFHSVWNKGKEMPQLRFINAKDEKMTQARLALVQAVATVIATGLSLLGVTAPEEMR; encoded by the coding sequence ATGAACGTCTTTACGCTGTTTACCGAACGGGTTGTTGCTGCTGTTGGCAAGACGGATCTTGCGGCACGCGATGGGGCGGCGCTTGATCTGTCACGGGTCAATGTGGAACCGCCGCGCGATGCGTCCCACGGTGATCTGGCGACCAATGCTGCCATGGTTCTGGCAAAGCAGGTGGGCATGAAGCCGCGCGACGTGGCGAACAAGATTGTCGATGCTCTGGTGGAAGATGGCGACATTGCCAAAGCAGATGTCGCGGGGCCGGGCTTTATCAATCTGACCCTGTCTGACGATTTCTGGCGCAGCGTGGTGCGTACCATTGTCGAGAGCGGCGCTGACTTTGGCCGCGGCGATCTGGGGCAGGGTGCCAAGATCAATGTCGAATATGTCTCTGCCAACCCGACCGGCCCGATGCATGTGGGGCATACGCGTGGCGCGGTGTTGGGTGACTGTATCGCCAATCTGCTGGACTTTGCCGGTTATGATGTGTGTCGTGAATATTACATCAATGATGCAGGTGCGCAGGTCGATGTGCTCGCTCGCTCTGCCTATTTGCGCTATTGCGAAGCGCTGGGCGAAGAAATCGGCGATATCCCCGAAGGGCTTTATCCCGGCGACTATCTTGTGCCGGTCGGAGAGGCTCTGGCCAAGGCGCATGGCGACAAGCTGAAACAAGCTTCAGAAGAAGAATGGCTGCCGCTGGTGCGGGCCTTCACCGTCGATAAGATGATGGACATGATTCGCGGCGACCTTGAAGCGCTGAATGTCAAACATAACGTCTTCTTCTCCGAACGCAGCCTCATTCACGGCGAGCATGATCGGGTGAAGGAAGCCATCGACTGGTTGACGGGCAAGGGGCAGGTCTATGTCGGCACATTACCACCACCAAAAGGCCAGTTGCCGGATGATTGGGAAGATCGCGAACAGACCCTGTTCCGCTCTACCGACTTTGGCGATGACATCGATCGGCCGCTGAAGAAATCGGACGGCTCAAATACCTATTTTGCCAACGACATTGCCTATCACTTCGACAAGTTCAAACGTGGCTATGCCCAACAGGTTGATATTCTGGGGGCTGACCATGGTGGCTATGTGAAACGCCTCAAGGCAGCCGTTGCGGCGATCACCGAAGGCAAGGGTGGACTGGATGTCAAAATCTGCCAGCTGGTCAACCTGATGCGCGATGGCGAACAGCTGAAAATGTCCAAGCGGTCCGGAAATTTCATCACCTTGCGCGACGTGGTCGAGGAAGTGGGGTGCGATGCGGTGCGCTTCATGATGATGTACCGTAAGTCCGAAGTGACCATCGACTTCGACTTTGCCAAGGTGACCGAGCAGAGCAAGGACAATCCGGTCTTTTATGTGCAATATGCGCATGCCCGGACGGCATCGATCTTCCGTCAGGCAGCAACCGAGATTCCGAATCTGTCAGTTGCTCAGGCTGATCTTGCAAAAGCCGATCTGAGCGCCCTAGAGGACGAAGTTGAACTGGCCCTTATTCGCAAGCTGTCTGAATTTCCACGTATTGCAGCAGGTGCTGCTGAAACACAAGAGCCCCACAGGGTGGCTTTTTACCTGTATGATCTTGCCGGATATTTCCATTCTGTGTGGAACAAAGGCAAGGAAATGCCGCAATTACGCTTTATTAACGCTAAAGATGAAAAGATGACTCAAGCGCGCTTGGCTCTTGTTCAAGCTGTTGCGACCGTCATTGCTACGGGCCTCAGCTTGCTTGGTGTGACGGCACCAGAAGAAATGCGATAA
- the tatB gene encoding Sec-independent protein translocase protein TatB, with protein MFDIGWTEILVIVIVTILVVGPKELPGLLRTIGKTVGSMRKMAGDFQGQFNEALREAELEDVKNTISDARKLNPTNAIKDAVTKEIGSLDDVTDELKKDLNEASWDFDEAMADVAARKEAANTAAADLVDEGDAKPAADPAPVAAPAEDSKDKTDASADKSSAKAD; from the coding sequence ATGTTTGATATCGGTTGGACGGAAATACTCGTCATCGTCATCGTCACCATTTTGGTGGTAGGGCCAAAGGAATTGCCTGGTCTGTTGCGTACCATCGGCAAGACGGTGGGTAGTATGCGCAAGATGGCGGGAGACTTTCAGGGCCAGTTCAATGAAGCCCTGCGGGAAGCGGAGCTTGAGGATGTCAAGAATACCATCAGTGACGCACGCAAGTTGAACCCGACCAATGCCATCAAGGATGCTGTGACCAAGGAAATTGGCTCGCTTGACGATGTGACCGATGAACTCAAGAAAGATCTCAATGAAGCGAGTTGGGATTTTGACGAAGCAATGGCTGATGTGGCCGCCAGAAAAGAAGCTGCCAACACGGCCGCTGCGGATCTGGTGGACGAGGGGGATGCCAAACCGGCCGCCGACCCGGCCCCTGTTGCGGCACCGGCTGAAGATTCCAAAGACAAGACAGACGCTTCTGCTGACAAATCCAGCGCAAAGGCCGATTAA
- the serS gene encoding serine--tRNA ligase, whose product MFDIKWIRENAESFDQGQIARGAEASSSRLIALDDARVAYVQTLQDAQQRRNAASKEIGKAKGSGDEEKAQALMAEVSDLKGIIQDGEAKTRALQDELNEALSTLPNLALDDVPPGADEADNVLHHSWGDIPQMDFEPKEHYELGEALGGMDFEAAAKISGSRFVVLKGKLARLERAIGQFMIDLHVNEHGYDEVSVPTLVRSDAMYGTGQLPKFSEDAFHTDDDRWLIPTSEVPLTNLVRDNIVDGDQLPMRFTALSQCFRSEAGSAGRDTRGMLRQHQFNKVEMVSITDEDSSVAEQERMLSCAEAVLQKLGIAYRVMTLCCGDMGFGARRTFDIEAWLPGQNAYREISSVSTCGDFQARRMNARYRVPGEKHVKFVHTLNGSGVAVGRCMIAVMENYQTADGSIVIPEVLRPYMGGLEVISA is encoded by the coding sequence ATGTTTGATATCAAATGGATACGCGAAAATGCGGAAAGCTTCGATCAAGGCCAGATTGCGCGCGGCGCCGAAGCCTCCTCGTCCCGTTTGATCGCACTGGATGATGCGCGCGTCGCTTATGTTCAGACCTTGCAGGACGCCCAGCAGCGACGCAATGCTGCTTCGAAGGAAATTGGCAAGGCCAAGGGCTCGGGCGATGAGGAAAAGGCACAGGCCCTGATGGCCGAGGTGAGCGACCTGAAAGGCATCATTCAGGACGGTGAAGCCAAGACCCGTGCCTTGCAGGACGAGCTGAATGAAGCGCTGAGCACCCTGCCGAACCTTGCGTTGGATGATGTGCCTCCCGGAGCGGATGAAGCGGACAATGTTCTGCATCACAGCTGGGGTGATATTCCCCAGATGGACTTCGAGCCAAAGGAACATTACGAACTTGGCGAAGCATTGGGCGGGATGGATTTTGAAGCCGCTGCCAAGATTTCCGGTTCGCGCTTTGTTGTTCTGAAGGGCAAGCTGGCGCGGCTGGAACGGGCGATTGGCCAGTTTATGATCGATCTCCATGTCAATGAACATGGCTATGATGAAGTGTCTGTGCCGACACTGGTGCGTTCGGATGCGATGTATGGCACCGGACAATTGCCGAAATTCTCCGAAGATGCCTTTCATACCGACGATGACCGCTGGCTCATTCCAACGTCTGAAGTGCCGCTGACCAATCTGGTGCGTGACAATATCGTTGACGGGGATCAGTTGCCCATGCGCTTTACGGCCTTGTCCCAGTGTTTTCGGTCCGAGGCCGGGTCGGCTGGGCGCGATACGCGCGGCATGTTGCGTCAGCACCAGTTTAACAAGGTCGAGATGGTTTCCATTACCGACGAGGACAGCTCGGTCGCCGAACAGGAGCGGATGCTCTCCTGTGCCGAGGCCGTGTTGCAGAAGCTGGGCATTGCCTATCGTGTCATGACCCTTTGCTGTGGCGACATGGGCTTTGGGGCGCGCCGGACGTTTGACATCGAAGCGTGGCTGCCGGGGCAGAATGCCTATCGCGAAATTTCGTCCGTTTCCACCTGTGGCGATTTTCAGGCCCGCCGGATGAATGCCCGTTATCGGGTGCCCGGTGAGAAGCATGTGAAATTTGTGCATACGCTGAACGGATCCGGTGTTGCGGTTGGCCGTTGTATGATCGCTGTCATGGAAAATTATCAGACTGCCGATGGGTCGATCGTGATCCCTGAGGTTCTGCGTCCCTATATGGGTGGTCTTGAGGTGATCAGCGCATGA
- a CDS encoding ABC transporter ATP-binding protein, with amino-acid sequence MSAERQNGEWGHRGTARTTFAAGLTFQSVACSFDGLEVLRDISLSIKPGEVVSLLGQSGSGKTTLLRIAAGIERQTAGTVLINDREVSSGRIFVPPEKRSVGLMFQDYALFPHLSILRNVMFGLTDLPSKASEIEALAALGRVGLADYADHYPHMLSGGQQQRVALARAIAPRPSILLMDEPFSGLDNRLRDRVRDETLAVLREIGATCIIVTHDPEEALRMSDRIVLLRDGRIVQYAKPEELYYHPANHWAARFFSDLNEIEGVYRSGKARTVVGDFACEGFDEEQPLMVCVRQQGVKMHVAIDGSYVPAIAARVRRRMFLGEVDLYEISVKGVDQPFFVRSSAGQIFSVGENIGVSFRKKDVLIFAKED; translated from the coding sequence ATGAGCGCAGAGCGACAGAATGGCGAATGGGGTCACCGGGGCACGGCGAGAACCACTTTTGCCGCCGGGTTGACCTTCCAATCGGTCGCCTGCAGCTTTGACGGGTTAGAGGTGTTGCGTGATATCTCGCTGAGTATCAAGCCCGGTGAGGTTGTGTCCCTGCTCGGTCAGTCCGGCTCGGGCAAAACGACCCTGCTCAGGATCGCTGCCGGGATTGAAAGGCAGACGGCGGGTACGGTGTTGATCAATGACCGCGAAGTATCGTCCGGTCGCATCTTTGTGCCGCCCGAAAAGCGCAGTGTCGGTCTGATGTTTCAGGATTATGCGCTGTTCCCCCATCTTTCGATCCTGCGCAATGTGATGTTTGGCCTCACAGATCTGCCCTCCAAAGCGTCGGAGATCGAGGCTTTGGCTGCCCTCGGCCGCGTGGGGCTTGCGGACTATGCCGACCATTATCCACATATGCTTTCCGGTGGGCAGCAACAGCGGGTCGCCTTGGCGCGAGCGATTGCGCCACGCCCCAGCATCCTGTTGATGGATGAGCCTTTTTCCGGTCTGGACAATCGTTTGCGTGACCGGGTTCGCGACGAAACACTGGCAGTTCTGCGTGAGATTGGCGCAACCTGCATCATCGTTACTCATGACCCGGAAGAAGCCTTGCGGATGAGTGACAGAATTGTGCTGCTGCGGGATGGTCGGATAGTTCAATATGCGAAACCCGAAGAGCTTTACTATCATCCAGCCAATCATTGGGCTGCGCGCTTTTTCTCGGATCTCAATGAAATTGAAGGCGTCTATCGCTCGGGCAAGGCCAGAACGGTGGTCGGTGACTTTGCCTGTGAGGGCTTTGACGAAGAGCAGCCATTGATGGTTTGTGTCCGTCAGCAGGGTGTCAAAATGCATGTGGCGATTGATGGCTCCTATGTGCCGGCCATTGCCGCAAGGGTGCGGCGGCGCATGTTCCTTGGCGAAGTGGATCTGTATGAGATTTCGGTCAAGGGGGTGGATCAGCCGTTTTTCGTGCGCTCGAGTGCCGGGCAGATATTCAGTGTTGGCGAGAATATCGGTGTATCCTTTCGTAAAAAAGATGTGCTGATATTTGCCAAGGAAGACTAA
- the surE gene encoding 5'/3'-nucleotidase SurE — protein sequence MRILLTNDDGINAPGLEVLEKIARSLSDDVWIVAPESEQSGMSHSLTLHDPLRLRELGEKRFAVHGTPTDCVIMGVGHVLPEKPDLVLSGVNRGQNMAEDVTYSGTVAGAMEGALLGIRSFALSQSYGWQSKDGVDWTCSAEKGAEVVKGLLDHDLPFQTLLNINFPDCHPDEVKDVVFTKQGRRDQAQLSVEPRVDTRGQSYFWLGFEGRRFDPKPGTDLHAIYNQQISVTPLNLDMTDHVTLGKLS from the coding sequence ATGCGTATTCTGCTGACCAACGACGATGGTATCAATGCTCCAGGTCTGGAAGTTCTGGAGAAAATTGCGCGTTCCCTCTCCGATGATGTCTGGATTGTCGCTCCGGAAAGTGAGCAGTCCGGGATGTCCCATTCCCTGACCTTGCATGACCCGCTGCGTCTGCGTGAGCTGGGCGAAAAGCGCTTTGCCGTGCATGGCACACCGACTGATTGCGTGATTATGGGTGTCGGGCATGTGTTGCCCGAAAAACCCGACCTTGTTCTGTCCGGCGTCAATCGCGGACAGAATATGGCCGAAGATGTGACCTATTCGGGCACGGTGGCTGGTGCCATGGAAGGGGCGCTGCTCGGCATCCGCTCCTTCGCGCTCAGCCAATCCTATGGCTGGCAATCAAAGGACGGGGTCGACTGGACCTGTTCCGCAGAAAAAGGCGCGGAGGTGGTGAAAGGCCTGCTTGATCACGATCTTCCTTTCCAGACCCTGCTCAATATCAACTTCCCCGATTGCCATCCCGATGAGGTGAAAGATGTTGTTTTCACCAAGCAAGGGCGGCGGGATCAGGCACAATTGAGCGTGGAGCCGCGGGTGGATACGCGCGGGCAGAGCTATTTCTGGCTTGGATTTGAAGGCCGCCGGTTTGATCCAAAGCCGGGAACCGATTTGCATGCTATTTACAACCAGCAGATATCGGTGACGCCACTCAATCTGGATATGACGGATCACGTCACGCTCGGAAAGCTAAGCTAG
- a CDS encoding segregation and condensation protein A yields the protein MSVTDDEINAPSSDASSEAADSVAANDEADKWADMAGINLVQKAGVGEEALIVDVEGFEGPLDFLLALARQQKLDLTKISMLALAEQYLLFIEQARQLRLELAADYLVMAAWLAYLKSRLLIPQVDEGDEPSGEELAAMLAFRLRKLEAMRKAAGALMERQQLGKDFFLRGQPEDMSLNRKIHFSASLYDLLTSYAALRQRQSVSLVHVRKRQVWSLQEARDVLTRLVGLQPDWTPVDVILKSYLQMTDIKVTAMASSFAASLELVREGKLELKQTDAFGTIYIRTSRKAR from the coding sequence ATGTCGGTCACAGACGATGAAATCAATGCACCTTCCTCAGACGCCTCTTCAGAGGCGGCGGATTCTGTCGCAGCCAATGATGAGGCAGACAAATGGGCGGACATGGCGGGCATCAATCTGGTGCAGAAGGCAGGTGTCGGCGAAGAGGCACTGATTGTTGATGTCGAGGGCTTTGAAGGCCCCCTTGATTTCCTGTTGGCATTGGCGCGGCAACAGAAGCTGGACCTGACCAAGATTTCGATGCTGGCATTGGCTGAACAATATCTGTTGTTCATTGAACAGGCGCGGCAACTGCGTCTGGAGCTGGCGGCGGATTATCTGGTGATGGCGGCTTGGCTGGCCTATCTCAAATCGCGGCTTCTTATTCCGCAAGTGGATGAGGGCGACGAGCCGAGCGGGGAAGAACTGGCGGCGATGCTTGCCTTTCGTTTGCGTAAACTGGAGGCGATGCGCAAGGCGGCGGGTGCGTTGATGGAGCGGCAGCAATTGGGCAAGGACTTTTTCCTGCGGGGACAGCCAGAAGATATGTCGCTGAACCGCAAAATCCATTTTTCGGCCTCTCTTTATGACTTACTGACCTCGTATGCGGCCTTGCGGCAACGGCAATCGGTCTCGTTGGTCCATGTGCGCAAGCGGCAGGTCTGGTCCTTGCAGGAAGCGCGGGATGTCCTGACCCGATTGGTCGGGCTGCAGCCGGACTGGACGCCGGTTGACGTGATCCTCAAGAGCTATCTGCAAATGACCGACATTAAGGTGACCGCGATGGCCAGCTCTTTTGCGGCCTCACTGGAGCTGGTGCGTGAAGGTAAGCTCGAGCTCAAACAGACGGATGCCTTTGGCACCATTTATATTCGTACTTCAAGGAAGGCACGATGA
- a CDS encoding twin-arginine translocase TatA/TatE family subunit: MGQIGIWQIVIIAVVVVLLFGRGKISELMGDVAKGINSFKKGLKDEDTAQDAIENKPSETVESESEEKNKVS; this comes from the coding sequence ATGGGACAGATTGGTATCTGGCAGATTGTCATCATCGCGGTTGTGGTCGTATTGCTGTTCGGCCGTGGCAAAATCTCCGAATTGATGGGTGATGTGGCCAAAGGCATCAACAGCTTTAAAAAAGGCCTCAAGGACGAAGACACCGCGCAGGACGCGATCGAAAACAAGCCGTCCGAGACAGTGGAATCCGAAAGCGAAGAGAAAAACAAGGTCAGCTAG
- the scpB gene encoding SMC-Scp complex subunit ScpB, protein MMQDDGMLPDFGDFEQDPDLSALAAEARLQLKRMLEALLFASVEPMSIGEIALRMPDNLDVRSLLRQVQQDYAERGVNLIEVEGKWLFRTAKDLGFLMQAESIEPRKLSRAALETLAIIAYHQPVTRAEIEQIRGVSTVRGTLDVLLQTEWIRVRGRRKSPGRPVTFGTSDRFLVHFDLTTIQDLPGLEELKGAGMIDSALPPAFSMPTPDDNEDLAEDEDPLDADEAEALEAVALEDE, encoded by the coding sequence ATGATGCAAGACGATGGCATGCTGCCGGATTTTGGCGATTTTGAACAGGATCCCGACCTGTCAGCGCTGGCGGCTGAAGCGCGGTTGCAGCTCAAGCGCATGCTGGAGGCGTTGCTGTTTGCCAGCGTCGAGCCAATGAGCATCGGTGAGATTGCACTCAGAATGCCGGACAATCTCGATGTGCGATCTTTGCTCAGGCAGGTGCAGCAGGATTATGCGGAGCGTGGGGTCAATCTGATTGAGGTCGAGGGAAAATGGTTGTTCCGTACCGCAAAAGATCTGGGCTTCCTGATGCAGGCCGAATCAATTGAGCCGCGTAAATTGTCCCGCGCGGCGCTCGAAACCCTTGCCATCATTGCCTATCATCAGCCGGTGACGCGGGCGGAGATCGAACAGATCCGGGGTGTGTCGACAGTGCGTGGGACACTGGACGTATTGTTGCAGACCGAATGGATCCGGGTGCGGGGACGGCGGAAATCGCCAGGCCGTCCGGTGACTTTTGGCACCAGCGACCGGTTTCTGGTCCATTTCGATTTGACCACGATTCAGGATTTGCCGGGGCTGGAAGAATTGAAGGGGGCGGGCATGATTGATTCCGCACTCCCGCCTGCATTCTCGATGCCGACGCCCGATGACAATGAGGATCTTGCGGAGGATGAAGATCCACTTGATGCTGATGAGGCCGAGGCATTGGAGGCCGTCGCACTTGAGGATGAGTGA